The Helianthus annuus cultivar XRQ/B chromosome 11, HanXRQr2.0-SUNRISE, whole genome shotgun sequence region ttctcgcttggaatgaagacacgtcgccaaggacttgaataacccacaaagattccctcaacgctcttcggaccaaactttcctttaggctctatcaccgtacagggtgacccaaacggttctagatacttcaaattcggctttcgtttattgagtagctcaaaacacgtcttgttgaacttctttacagtaagaactctgttgagagtatagcatgcagcagaaacagcttcagcccagaaattaattggtaacttagagtctgcaagcatcgttctggctgtctcgattagcgtccgatttttgcgttctgctactccattctgctgtggagtgtacggagcactaaactcatgcagtatacctctttcatcacaaaattcttccatcttactgtttttgaactcagtaccattatcactgcgaattctacagatcggcctctggtacagattctcaattcttttaaacaacgccaccaggctgtcaaacgtttcgtctttggatttcaaaaacataacccaagaaaatctggaataatcatcagtcacgaccaagcagtaggaatctcctgttatactcttgacattcactggaccaaacaaatccatgtgaagtcgttccaatggtcttgaaactgaattgacttgctttgtagggtgtgactttttcttctgtttgcctttgacacaacttatgcactccccttccagatgaaaacctttgacatgcactcctgtaaccaaatcgttatgtaccaagtgattcattttccttaggtgaatatgccccatctttcggtgccataaccttgattctttctccgttgccctggacacaaaacaatgagcctgacccgtggttgtagtagcaacgctcatgtccaacatgtatagatcattgactcttggtgccctcatgatgatccactcttcaggtatcacaaatcccggtttcaagatcaaacattctttgtcggtgaaatgagtagtatacatcctgtcacagatctgggagatactcagcaggttgttctccagctcagcgatgtagttaactctctcaaacgttatgatgccattcgataacgttccttcacctatgatccttcctccttggttacccgcaaaacccacgtaaccaccgttaatgttattcacatcatacagcagcgcggtcttccctgtcatatgccttgacgctccactatccattatccacctggatacaagttttggaagatcctgcacataacaaatcatcatttaaacaatcttcaagaaagatgccgactcatgcttcgcgatccaggaagctccggcaattcaaactgtttagtcaaacattgagtccacccaggcctcatcagccttaggtgcaaccttgactctcgcaatttgaattttgaaattttcagccttaagaggcggaaaatttgcatcataatcaacaacaATTGactcttcagcctttttctcctcagaagttgaaactttcttctcaacttttgactcaattttaggtttccacacctgttgagttactgcaacccttttataaaatttatcattttgagttaccaacttttttacgggttcagtttttacttttacgttgtcgattttaacgtttttcttctcaacatacatcggtgctttacccttcacatcaaccttcttttgttgagccttcacagcttcagtcttaggcttcacatatgtacactttcgtgcaatataaccaacctgttcacatctaaaacaagtacgagtatcaactacccgactcgtgccttcagactgagcctgtgaagctctcttctcaaaaaaattctttgttagattttgaaaaaatttctttttcttcatcagcaagtgaacttgaactgttcacaaactttttcttcttagcaaacctcttgtttgaaacatttcttttctgatacggtttacccccctgataaccacccgaccagttgtttctgttgttattgtaaaaacgtggtggattaaccgatttcttgttataaaccctatctttctttcgacttagattattcactgctgacaactcgacttcaacaagtttgaaaacatttgtcaatttgttcatgttaacattctcgatcggaaactctgaatccgaaaacaacttatccgaacccatcatcttgtacatgacaaggtttgattcttcatctaagttgttcttggacttttgtttcggaatgtatttatccaagaaacacccatcctcctcagaagtgtcacaatccggtttaagcactttgtctaccacacttttcaccacatcactttggacaccctcgtcattggaagacgtgaacgtgacatcaatgttctcaggaagtttagcattactttcttcctcaatttccaccaaactagactgctttttcgtgtagttgtctatgattggcggtggaactttgtgaaacgctacacccgttccatcagaaaacacatcctcgccagctttgtttttccctataggtttgggaacaatatgctgtaaaacaaagcttgctgagctatagctgtttaacttcaactgaattctttcattttcaatttcagcttcttgaactttaagttttaatttagcaatttcatccagttgattgttaattgattcttcttttattctcaccacagctctcagatgttcgttttctttaaacgttttgccatttcgatcatcactatctttgacaatgcttttcaatttttcaaacttttcagaaatttgacggttttcaagaattaacttttcattttcacattttattttctcacgttcagttttatcatgttcgatttgagccgttaattctttgatccgttcagttgaagcttttacagtTCTGTCACGACCTAGAATCTGATCCTTAACATTTTTAACtttcgttgtcagattcttgattttctcattgtTAAGGTACGtaacagtgctacaaaaattgcattgtttggtgcaatttttgcagtcaacatttccGTCGACcttgttacctgacgcatttgttgacgcaATTTGACTGACCTGcccctttgactcagtaacagaattagggtctacctcaagtgctttcgcagctagcactttgtcagccatctttcccaggttctctgccgtcaactcctgcgtagtatcaatcaagccagtatcaatctgctttgctttctcaacctcttctttttctttcatctctttctcttttttctcctttctctctttttctttttcttcttcaattatCTTCTCtgttggcgttccccaccatttgtgctgccagtactcatcatcctcttttatctccttgatgatggcttccatatcgagtgtgctgtcatcaatcgcaatgtttccataccgatcaagatagcattccctgtctggatcccatctatttgctcgtcTTGCTTCCAGATAAACACGAGAGATCCTCAAGATTCtgtttcagcaatcatttttcgatAACAATACTTCTgctcatcagtacgatcatctttccatggaatcggttcatcatcattcgccatgaatgcgtaaccaaccgcatcttcttccggtaacacttccttactccaatcgtacccctcatcatcataaatcacagcaAGAGCCCTTGATTTATCTCTGTTATCATcagcctgcttcaatctaggtggctcggatttattctgatgatagattgcctttttgtagtaatcatctcgaaatggattctctgactcatctgcgtacgcgtttctgcattcacgcttgaagtgacccttctgcttacagttaaagcacgtcaccttggatttgtcgaaccccaactttgtagatggaccaccgatcgtctttctcccagtaatctccataaagcgttgtgcacgtcgaactgcacttgccatcgcccaacgaatgtcgatcagttccatttcttcgggatctatctgatcgtaatcttctttcgtcagatttgtactcccgatcttaccagccaccaacccttcatatgattccaacacagacgccaagaaaaccatctgttgcttagccgactcttcatcaaaattctgtgcgtttttcaaatctatcgcgatgttgcaagaaaacttcgcatcagaccGATTTGTAGAAGATGTAGACCcaccgtgataaccactgtgacttctgctgtttggactgctttgactttctttgtttgctgaagaaacattctcagcagaaaatgcagttttcggagaagtagctttcggcatcaagcttttcggataatacaaatccaggttttgctgataagatgagtgattgactttgtatgttttcttcaattctagctcatgactttcaagtctctcaatcaccaaatctggagtcaactgttcaggagcaatagtgttcttcaacatcagtgcgtagtatctccaatccacttcatctggtaatgaatcgaacagtttgtcaacaagttcttcatcagaatacgtgatcttatgtcgtgcaagctccagcttcagatgaccgaacctttcaatcattttgcaaaccgattcatttttaagacaaccaaacatgtcaaactcttttctaagaagtttcgttttattttttacaatctcattactccctagacacttcttcttgagtttttcccataaatcttttgcattggagtagtctatcaacgaaatgatgtcttcccgcaccgactgaaacactaatgccacacacttttgctcggcaacaaatccttcaatttcttcagctgatctcaatgcttcaccattcttctttccatttgcATATCCGTTTTTCATACTTTTCCAACTTGCAAGTGCGAATGCCATCAGCCAGTCTTCGAACTTTGTAGACCACCTACtataatcttctatagccatcaacttcggaggtttgttgaatgttccaaatgcgctttcagactcccaagcttctttctttttctctttaggTGTATCCTCATTCGTATTGCTCGAAGACGTATCATTATTTCCAGAACTTCCCGTGAaagcgtacatgtcgctgaaaggATTCAAGAAGATATCATCCATCTTGACTATTCCTGCAAAAacaaccaacacttagaaaaaatttcaaatttttgaaaatctggacacaaaagcggaccagattgaagtcataaaagcggaccagatatagtccgtaaaagcggaccagatgatgtctgttcgagcggaccagacttgttcgttcgagcggaccaagtAATTCCCTAAAAGCGAACCAAAATCTCGCGAAGTCCGTAAAAGAGGACCACAGTTTTTAAccgattttgaccatttttagtccgaattttagcctgaaactttctagggtttgttattagtatgatttacacgttatactcaattttcagacaatttcaaccgtaggaaccactgaaaaccgaaaaagtatgagagaaagtgagtagaaaagagagatttctgcagatataagctgtagtagtatgaactcctcgtcctgagctctgataccacttgttggaccgttgtttgaccctaaaacgtcagtcaaggtagctcatcatcacatataaaggcggcatcagtacatatgatgttacaacagcttgtcctttcaattccactgcttttattaGCTTCCTGAgtgaattttgacagagtttcggctccTAAGCACACACATACGTCTTATGAGATCCGCTGATAAGATCAACTATATATAGGCATAGTGGTTCGCTAATATGACAGGTCATATTAGCGGACCTGTTATACTTTAACCTAAAAGCGGACCACACTAAACCCTATTAGCGGACCTCTATACTAAAtaccataaaagcggacctaaatCAACAATTACATAAACTTGACAATTTAAAcccctgttgaccaatcttgacttagaacttcatgtagacgtagtcaacagacatcctcTGCATCAACAAGTACCTTACACACTCACTACTTTAAGTTCCACTTGAAGAATGTCATTATATTAATTTCATAACCAATAGCACaaaatgatatattttttttatgctCAATAATAGATTATTTGGATCATGGTGATCAAGTAGTTGTATGCGACATATGTAATGCTAAGTTGTGGAAAGTTGAGGCTGGAAAAGGAAAGGTTTACTCCGGAAGAACAACTTATATGCTTTGTTGTGCTTATGGAAAAGTACATCTTCCTAATTTTAAAGAGACGTGTCTGGAATATCAAAGTCTTTTTAAGAGTTTAGACGACAAGAGCAAGCATTTCTTACTGAATATTCGTCGTTTTAATTCTATGTATTCGTTCACTTCAATGGGTGGTAAAGTTGATTCGAAAATCAATAGAGGAAATGCTCCGTATGTATACCGAATTAGTGGCGAGAATTATCATACACTGGGAAGTCTTCTTCCTAAAGAAGGTGGTGACCAAAGTTTGCGCAGCTTTACATATACGACACAGATAATGAAGTCTGTAATCGCAAAACCGTATTTAGGTATCCCTAGAAAccatttctttatttatttttttatttatttttggtttTATGTTATATAAACACTTACTGATACTTTCACTTTTGTCTTACAATTGCTTTACAGTAACTCAAACAAACCAGCATCCGCAACTTCTGATTTGCTTGACACTGAACTCATAGAGTACCTTAAGGTGATTTTAGATTCAAATAATGAGCTCGTGAAAACATATAGACGTGTACGAGATCGGTTTATTGATAATCCTCAAGTTGACTTGAAATTAAGGCTTAAGGCAAATAGGTCTAAAGATGGTCGTACATACAACCTACCGACGTCGTCCGAAGTTGCTGCGCTTATTGTTGGAAACATTGAGGAAGCTCTTGATAATCGTGATGTAGTTGTTGAGTCAAAGAAAGATGGTCTACAACGTATTAGCGAGCTTCATCCTTCTTATCTCGTGCTTCAGTATCCATTGCTTTTCCCTTTTGGTGAAGATGGTTACCGGATTGATATTCTTCATAGAGAAGGAAGGGCATCAACGAAGAAGAAAGAGTCAAAATATACAATGAGAGAGTATTTTGCTTACCATGTTCAAGATAGAGTGAATCATTTCTCTTTGATTCTCAATGCTCAAAGACTTTTGCAACAGTTCTTGGTTGACGTATATACGATGATTGAAAGTGAACGATTACTATTCATACGTatgcagcaaaaaaaaaaaaaaactgagatCTGAGACATATGATAACCTTAAAAAGCTTGAACAAAATGGTAATCCAGATATGTCAAACGTTGGAATACGCGTACTACTACCATCTTCGTTTACCGGTGGACCGCGTTATATGCGGGAGAATTATTATAATGCTATGGCCATTTGCAAATGGTTTGGCTACCCTGATTTTTTCATTACGATCACTTGCAATCCTAAGTGGCCGGAGATTAAAAGATTTCTAAAGGACACGAAGATTAATCCCGAGGATAGGCCGGATATTTTATGCCGATTGTTCAAAATTAAGCTTGACGCAATTATGAAAGACTTGCGAGAGAAATCTTTATTCGGCAATGCATTGGCAGGTAAGGATCCATATAAATCAGTtactttattatattttttttggtATGCTACGTTCATAACTGTAACTTCGAAAAACTAAATATTTTAATATTAACTATCCTATTGCAGTTGTCTATACCATAGAGTTTCAGAAACGAGGTCTACCGCATGCGCATATCTGTCTGTTCTTACATGACGAAAGTAAGCTTCCTTCGGTTGAGCATGTTGACAACTTCATTTCTACCGAGATACCTGACAAAAACTTAGAACCAGATCTATATACTCTTGTCAGCGAGTATATGATTCACGGACCTTGTGGTGTTGCAAAACCAAATTGTCCGTGTATGGTCGACGGTAAGTGTTCGAAGAAATTTCCTAAGAAGTTCTGTGATAAGACTTCTCTAGATTCGAATGGTTATCCGATATATAGACGAGCCAATTCAGGTGTTTTGTTGAGAAATCTGGTATTCAGCTTGATAACAGAAGCGTGGTTCCGTATAGCAAAACCCTATTGAGACGTTATCAAGCACACATTAACGTCGAATGGTGTAACCAGTCTGCGTCCATTAAGTATTTGTTTAAATACATTAACAAAGGACCAGATAGGGCTGAATTTGGTTTTGTACCAAATGGTGATGAAGGTCAGCTTGAAGATGGAAAAGATGAAATCAAAGAGTATTACGATTGTAGATATCTCTAGGCATGCGAAGCTTCATGGCACATATTTGCATTTGATGTTCATTACCGCTATCCATCTGTAATCAGGCTTCCGTTTCATCTACCTGGTAAACAAAACGTTGTATACGGCCCTGATGACGAACTTGATAGTGTTCTACAAAAACCTTCTGTTTCTTCTACGATGTTTTTGGGGTGGATGGAAAAGAACGAAAAAGATCCGTTGGCGCGCACCCTTGGTCGTATTCCTTGTGTGAATCCTTCTATGGGAGAGGCATACTTTTTAAGAATTCTTCTTAATAAGGTAGTAGGTCCTAAGTCTTTTGAAGACATTCGTACTGTGAATGGACAAGTCTTCCCAATATTTAGAGATGCGTGCTACGCTAGAGGCCTTTTAGACGACGACAAGGAGTATATAGAAGCTATCAAAGAGGCATACTACACACGTTCTGGTTACTATCTTCGTAATCTGTTTGCTACAATGTTGGCGTCTAATACATTATCAAAGCCTGAACATGTTTGGGAAAACACATGGGAGTACCTTGCGGATGGTATTTTATACAATCGGCAAATGCTTTTGAGGATCGAAGGTACTCAAATTGTTATTTAATATTTTGTCAGTTATATTTTACACGTTagttttaattaatttcatttttatttacaagaattttaataatttatttacATAAATTTAATAGGTTTGTCTCTTCCAGAAGAACAAATAAGGAACCTAACATTGTTGGAAATTGAGCGTTACTTATTACGTAACAACTCAAGTTTAAGTCGGTTTCCGTCCATGCCTCAACCCGACAGTGAATCAATATATTCAGCAGACAACCGTTTAATTGCTGATGAGCTTAGGTACGATGTAAGCGCTCCTGCCATTGAATTTGATAATAATTTAAGCAGCCTAACCGATGAGCAGCGTTTAGTGTTTGATGAGATAATTGAAGCAGTTAATAGTAATGCGGGTGGTTTGTTCTTCGTATATGGGTACGGAGGTACTGGTAAGACATTTCTTTGGAAGACATTATCTGCATCCATTAGATGTAAAGGCGATATTGTACTAAATGTTGCATCAAGTGGAATCGCATCTCTTTTGTTACCTGGTGGGCGTACTGCACATTCAAGGTTTCATATACCTCTAAATTTAACAGAAACCTCGATGTGTTTTATTAAACCGGATGATGACGTTGCTGATTTATTGAAGAAAACGAAATTGATCATTTGGGATGAAGCACCGATGAATCATAAACATGCGTTTGAAGCACTTGACCGAACATTGAAAGATATCTTCAAATGTGAGATGACATTTGGTGGAAAAGTTATGGTGTTCGGTGGTGACTTTAGACAAATACTCCCGGTTGTACCAAATGGGAGTAGGCGAGATTTCGTTAATGCTTCAATCACGTCGTCGTATATTTGGAGTACTTGCAAGGTCCTTACGTTAACCAAAAACATTAGGTTAACTGTAGGAGCCAACACATCTGATATAGACGAGATTAAAGCTTTTGCGGATTGGTTGCTTGACTTGGGCGAGGGAAAGATTGGCGACAGTGATGATTGTGAGGTGGTTATAGATATTCCTGAAGATTTGTGAATCAAGTGCTCTGAGGATCCTATGTCAGATCTGATCGACTTTGTATATCCTTCGCTTCTTCAACTGTACAAAGATAAAGATTATTTTGCTGAAAGAGCTATATTGGCACCAACGAACGAGGTTGTTTAAGAAATTAATGAAAAGTTGCTTGCTTCGTTTCCTGGCGATGAAGTGGAGTATCTGAGTTTTGATAGTATTTGTCAAACTGATCAAGGAAAGAATGAAGCAAATGCCAGACTATATTCTCCCGATGTTCTAAATGGTTTAAAAATTTCTGGTCTGCCTAATCATCGATTAGTCCTTAAAGTTGGTGTACCTGTAATGTTGCTTCGTAATATCGATCAACAAAATGGTTTATGCAATGGTACGAGACTACGGATTACTAAACTTTATAAACATGTTATAGAGGCGGAGATTAAATCCGGAGGAAACATAGGGACCAGAACGTTTATTCCACGAATTAGTTTAACACCGTCGGATAAAAGAATTCCTATCAAGTTTCAACGACGACAATTCCCTATAAATGTATGTTTTGTAATGACTATAAATAAAAGTCAAGGACAATCTCTATCGACGGTTGGATTGTATTTGAAATATCCAGTTTTCTCACATGGTCAGCTTTATGTTGCATTATCAAGAGTTAAAAGCAGAGGCGGTGTGAAGTTGCTTATACTAGACAAAGATGGGAATGTAACGAGTAAAACAACAAATGTAGTCTACAAGGAAGTTTTTTCtggaatttgaattgttttttgttttttttcttccaATGTATGCGTATGTACAAAATATtacatttcaaaggaaataatATGGTTTTGGATGAAGCCGCGCATCGCGTGGGCATTAGCCTAGTTAAGTTGATATAGTAAATAATTTTCATGTAATTGTGATGGAGTAACATGGGACTATAAAAGGGTTTGATATTGCTGCGGGTAATTGGAAAGTACATTGAGTGGGCCTGTGTAAACTGAAATAACGGTTGAGTATGTGACACATGTTGTTGACTCATAAAAAGAATCATGGTCTCTTTGTAAAAAACCTCCTAAAGTGGGGTCGGATTTTAGGTCATTCGTTAACCGGCACCCGTGCATGCTATGTGCTATCATATCATCTTATTTATATCAGTAAAAGTGGGTTTATATCATGTATAAAAATAGGTTCACTCATTTGACAGTACACAAAATCACACTTGCTCTCTCTCTAAGACGAAGAACAAGAAGGTACAACTATTAGATAAATAGCCAAAAGTAGTCAACACATTACATATAAAATAAGCCTCGACTACACATACCTGCTTGTCACCTAGCTTATTGAGACCACTCTCCAACATTTCTTTGTATAATTGATTACTCTCATGGGTTTgtgttgatgcataggatgtctgttgactacgtctgtaggatcgtttgctgacccgatgagtcgttcagaagagaacttagactagttcagaggcggaattcattgaattagtctttgtaaagcttgatttcacactttaacgtctcctttattgattcacTGACTGATTACAAGCTCGTGGAGACAAATGGACAGGGCTTCACCTTTACACACACTAACTTCTCtacctggatcgctcatatggaccccctatatatagacattggGGATCGCTTATAAGACCTGGTCCAATAAGCGACCCATACACTTGCCACATAAGCGGTCCAGCCCAATGACACATTAGCGGTCCAGATCAAATGCCATATGAGCGATCCTGCTATCTAATTGGGCCACAAAAGCTATCTAAAGCCCAATAAgcaacatgatttctcgtttacTGTTCACTATACAATTTgccctatcctaagactcgaactaagatgtagtcgacagacaactgcaccaacagactcccccttgaatgttgacggaatcttcagtgagagtctttgatcatttccagctcttcactcttgttcggtcttcttcaggaactctgcctggaatcaaATTTTCTTCAAGAATTTCTTCTTGGAATCACATGCCTGGAtaattctctggctctaactttcatcagactccccctatcatcatgctgggatctctgtctggaaatcgttatcaccattgaaatcaactcctggctttctctgtttaagctcttctctggttctgatgtgtctcctggctattcgtagcaacaggatcagaaacctgcaaaactcaaccatactattacaaactaatacaatttgcaattcaacttaatgaatcagcaaatcatataagaaaaattatgaagatcaaactgtaggttaccattcaacttattcatcaagttaatgaaccaaatttgcattccaaatcttcacaatttaacactctctcccaaaccacaagttcaacatgtttagcacttgaaatgacaaaaatcagttcttcacactctgttgtcgaaaatctttttgtagttttcaaatatcaaacaaaaatacaatatttttggatttttgaatttatagaaaaacagaaatgaacactatttttgagagattgtgcaagaggatcatatcggtttttgagacatatcaccaacaccgttgatcttgattaatcagcaaatgttaaaaacaattttacttctgattgtcagtattgttgtccacttaaacctctacacaaattttcaattgattcaagatacgtatttaatgtattagcacttagacttatttgagtgtcccacctcttgaatatactcccgtatccagatcccaatattctgatctacaggtaagtataactacaaatgatatctgtatataaattaggggaaaaatgcgagaactgagggatctcaggtcagaacttccgttcagcagagagatatcagcttcgacttagcattgggtcccctttagaggatcttttcagctacaacaactgatcatcaattttattgtctaatcagctgagggctttatgctatgtttcaagcatatgaagaaagtattagccaaggactaggtcagaactaccgttcagcagaagtcccggaataatactccagacatcatttgagtacaagaacctagtattccagaataagaaacctatcaaacgagatttcaggggttacctatatatccaagtagtgttccccacaaaataagtaagttttgattttatgtttatatctcgaatacaatttactaactgtgtgaagcctactgacacatcattagtaagccttgtttaaaaacaattttgtctttacaaatctctagcatgctgtgatagtccaccgatgtactaacatctcctctttttgcagcaaaactcattttcatttttcaattttttaaatttttcaaaattttattactccccctaaaatcaaaatatatttcaattttgattttctgagaaaaaaaattgaaaacaaactatacaagaaacttgacaacattatgtgaattacctcaattcaccattctcgtgcaaaaacaatcagaactccccctcacaacaaactattttcccataatgatttcaaaacacttaagtttgtttcaatcaaaatggtttttccggaaaaattagtttgtgttccaaccatttgtagatttggggttatctcatcatcttgttttcttcaaaccttttaaagatttaacattttcagttttaacataaaccatttgtagaaaatcaagtacaacttaatgtccttgatttaccatattttaggcgaaaaatcaccaaagtgaaatttctcaagaaatgtgccgattcatgatccacgataccatcttgggatctccggcaagtcaggtttttctatttaaacaatttcacccaagcctgactgaccttgggtgattttgaattcttgctca contains the following coding sequences:
- the LOC110924055 gene encoding uncharacterized protein LOC110924055 codes for the protein MGGKVDSKINRGNAPYVYRISGENYHTLGSLLPKEGGDQSLRSFTYTTQIMKSVIAKPNSNKPASATSDLLDTELIEYLKVILDSNNELVKTYRRVRDRFIDNPQVDLKLRLKANRSKDGRTYNLPTSSEVAALIVGNIEEALDNRDVVVESKKDGLQRISELHPSYLVLQYPLLFPFGEDGYRIDILHREGRASTKKKESKYTMREYFAYHVQDRVNHFSLILNAQRLLQQFLVDLEQNGNPDMSNVGIRVLLPSSFTGGPRYMRENYYNAMAICKWFGYPDFFITITCNPKWPEIKRFLKDTKINPEDRPDILCRLFKIKLDAIMKDLREKSLFGNALAVVYTIEFQKRGLPHAHICLFLHDESKLPSVEHVDNFISTEIPDKNLEPDLYTLVSEYMIHGPCGVAKPNCPCMVDGPDRAEFGFVPNGDEGQLEDGKDEIKELPFHLPGKQNVVYGPDDELDSVLQKPSVSSTMFLGWMEKNEKDPLARTLGRIPCVNPSMGEAYFLRILLNKVVGPKSFEDIRTVNGQVFPIFRDACYARGLLDDDKEYIEAIKEAYYTRSGYYLRNLFATMLASNTLSKPEHVWENTWEYLADGILYNRQMLLRIEGLSLPEEQIRNLTLLEIERYLLRNNSSLSRFPSMPQPDSESIYSADNRLIADELRYDVSAPAIEFDNNLSSLTDEQRLVFDEIIEAVNSNAGGLFFVYGYGGTGKTFLWKTLSASIRCKGDIVLNVASSGIASLLLPGGRTAHSRFHIPLNLTETSMCFIKPDDDVADLLKKTKLIIWDEAPMNHKHAFEALDRTLKDIFKCEMTFGGKVMVFGGDFRQILPVVPNGSRRDFVNASITSSYIWSTCKVLTLTKNIRLTVGANTSDIDEIKAFADWLLDLGEGKIGDSDDCEVVIDIPEDL